In Zingiber officinale cultivar Zhangliang chromosome 6A, Zo_v1.1, whole genome shotgun sequence, a single genomic region encodes these proteins:
- the LOC121994346 gene encoding ethylene-responsive transcription factor ERF039-like yields MTPESTRSAAVAAAGKRRKRGRAEEEEKGRSGAGERRYLGVRKRRWGKWVSEIRLPRSRERIWLGSYDAPEKAARAFDAAAFCLRGTAARLNFPDQIPAEYTSEAVPHDQIQAAAARHARNQPVPEEEEAAPDSRQRCVVAALPERSASADDELSFVCEDFLCEFFPVAAGHQCREEPPDNGEKAPPEKSVEVCADFPFVYEDYFSNDFFPVAAPPPPPPDCYEDGIGIFDEFPILWSF; encoded by the coding sequence ATGACGCCCGAGAGCACCAGGTCGGCGGCGGTGGCAGCGGCAGGGAAAAGGAGGAAAAGGGGAAGGGCTGAGGAGGAGGAAAAGGGGAGGAGCGGCGCCGGCGAGAGAAGGTACTTGGGGGTGAGGAAGCGACGGTGGGGGAAGTGGGTGTCGGAGATCCGACTCCCTCGGAGCCGGGAGAGGATATGGCTGGGGTCCTACGACGCGCCGGAGAAGGCGGCGCGGGCCTTCGACGCGGCCGCGTTCTGCCTCCGCGGCACCGCCGCGCGGCTCAACTTCCCCGACCAGATCCCGGCCGAGTACACCTCGGAGGCAGTGCCGCACGATCAAATCCAGGCCGCAGCGGCGCGGCACGCCCGCAATCAGCCGGTTCCGGAAGAGGAAGAGGCCGCGCCGGACAGCCGACAGCGTTGCGTGGTAGCCGCCTTGCCGGAGAGGTCAGCGTCGGCCGATGACGAATTGTCTTTCGTATGCGAGGATTTCCTGTGCGAATTTTTTCCGGTGGCGGCGGGGCACCAATGCCGCGAGGAGCCGCCGGATAACGGGGAGAAGGCGCCGCCCGAGAAATCCGTGGAGGTGTGCGCCGATTTCCCTTTCGTGTACGAGGACTACTTCTCCAACGATTTCTTTCCAGTGgcggcgccgccgccgccgccgccggatTGCTACGAGGATGGGATTGGGATCTTTGATGAATTCCCAATTCTTTGGAGCTTCTAG
- the LOC121997706 gene encoding SPX domain-containing protein 5-like isoform X2 produces MKFGKRLKEQIEETLPAWRDEFLSYKDLKQLVKLIPEAQPCSKVEAEFIELLNFEIDKLNAFFVGREEEFIIRQREMVKRVAEMYQARGREEEYAKEMSRIRKEIVNLHGEMVLLENYSSINYIGLAKILKKYDKRSGRLLRLLFIEKILKQPFFTTDLISKLVKECESMIDLVFPSESDHQQLKPEDKRKLVGEEQSIFRSTVVALVTMQEMRKGSSTYGQFSLPPLSLPDNLLQSLQPTPIPIP; encoded by the exons ATGAAGTTTGGCAAAAGGCTGAAGGAGCAGATAGAGGAGACTCTCCCAGCATGGAGGGACGAGTTCTTGTCCTACAAGGACCTTAAGCAGCTGGTGAAGCTCATCCCGGAAGCCCAGCCTTGCTCCAAGGTCGAGGCTGAGTTCATCGAGCTGCTGAATTTCGAGATCGACAAGCTCAATGCCTTCTTTGTTGGGCGGGAGGAGGAATTCATCATCAGGCAGAGG GAGATGGTCAAGAGGGTGGCTGAGATGTATCaggcaagaggaagagaggaagagtaTGCAAAGGAGATGTCAAGGATTAGGAAGGAGATTGTGAACTTACATGGGGAAATGGTGCTGCTGGAGAACTACAGCAGCATCAACTACATAG GGCTAGCCAAGATCTTGAAGAAATACGACAAGCGCAGTGGGCGCCTCCTGCGACTACTCTTCATCGAAAAGATCCTGAAGCAACCTTTCTTCACAACAGATCTCATCTCGAAGCTAGTCAAAGAATGTGAAAGCATGATAGATTTAGTATTCCCTTCCGAGTCCGATCATCAGCAATTGAAACCAGAAGACAAAAGGAAATTAGTAGGAGAAGAGCAGAGCATATTTAGGAGCACAGTTGTTGCTTTGGTGACAATGCAGGAGATGAGGAAAGGGAGCTCCACTTATGGACAATTCTCATTGCCTCCTTTGAGCTTGCCTGATAATCTACTGCAATCCTTGCAGCCTACTCCCATTCCTATTCCCTGA
- the LOC121997706 gene encoding SPX domain-containing protein 3-like isoform X1, with protein sequence MKFGKRLKEQIEETLPAWRDEFLSYKDLKQLVKLIPEAQPCSKVEAEFIELLNFEIDKLNAFFVGREEEFIIRQRHLQEMVKRVAEMYQARGREEEYAKEMSRIRKEIVNLHGEMVLLENYSSINYIGLAKILKKYDKRSGRLLRLLFIEKILKQPFFTTDLISKLVKECESMIDLVFPSESDHQQLKPEDKRKLVGEEQSIFRSTVVALVTMQEMRKGSSTYGQFSLPPLSLPDNLLQSLQPTPIPIP encoded by the exons ATGAAGTTTGGCAAAAGGCTGAAGGAGCAGATAGAGGAGACTCTCCCAGCATGGAGGGACGAGTTCTTGTCCTACAAGGACCTTAAGCAGCTGGTGAAGCTCATCCCGGAAGCCCAGCCTTGCTCCAAGGTCGAGGCTGAGTTCATCGAGCTGCTGAATTTCGAGATCGACAAGCTCAATGCCTTCTTTGTTGGGCGGGAGGAGGAATTCATCATCAGGCAGAGG CATTTGCAGGAGATGGTCAAGAGGGTGGCTGAGATGTATCaggcaagaggaagagaggaagagtaTGCAAAGGAGATGTCAAGGATTAGGAAGGAGATTGTGAACTTACATGGGGAAATGGTGCTGCTGGAGAACTACAGCAGCATCAACTACATAG GGCTAGCCAAGATCTTGAAGAAATACGACAAGCGCAGTGGGCGCCTCCTGCGACTACTCTTCATCGAAAAGATCCTGAAGCAACCTTTCTTCACAACAGATCTCATCTCGAAGCTAGTCAAAGAATGTGAAAGCATGATAGATTTAGTATTCCCTTCCGAGTCCGATCATCAGCAATTGAAACCAGAAGACAAAAGGAAATTAGTAGGAGAAGAGCAGAGCATATTTAGGAGCACAGTTGTTGCTTTGGTGACAATGCAGGAGATGAGGAAAGGGAGCTCCACTTATGGACAATTCTCATTGCCTCCTTTGAGCTTGCCTGATAATCTACTGCAATCCTTGCAGCCTACTCCCATTCCTATTCCCTGA